From the genome of Sphingobacterium kitahiroshimense, one region includes:
- a CDS encoding TonB-dependent receptor, with product MKKSFLGLVLSLGLVGGVQLEGVAQHHGIHGKLKSKSGAPIEAATVTVKELGTSTATDRNGSFSFSTLPDGTYTIIVKSLGNVIDEEKIKVVNGSSQPINLVGESRDSKLDVVDVRGYNSHNNQTVNVGKAGIIDKDLPQSVQIINEQVIRDQQVNRLSDALKNANGIAMGANRGGVNENFYARGYSLGANNIFKNGARTNNGGSIEASTLESVEILKGSAALLYGGVTGGAVVNLVTKKPKFEYGGEASFRVGSYDFYKPTVDVYGPISDKVAFRVISTYEKSGSFRDHVDSKRLYVNPSILYKINDRTDINFMFDYLKSDYTPDFGIGSVDGKLNQDVGRNTFMNTLWAYNKTNTTNGQINLNHQFNDNWKLNAIASYQSYGRDYYGSDRVQANAQGIAPRNLTRSKSDELTFNQQLNLTGTVKTGAIKHKILIGADADQSNTKAYAYFIDGINYYDKQGALKVNVYDSIYVFNPSETAAHLPSGKGLRTDMPGAEYLTRTTTNIYRYGVFFQDLIEVSEKFKVLAGLRYTYQRTPYADKYTYATGETEEVKNLDANKNELGAKVDQAWSPKFGLIYQPIKSSSVYVTYANNFTSNAGYDVDYKPMGPSTIDQYEAGVKNDFFNGRLTLNASVYRINNNRFAQQLLVKPDGTDNGDTNMKEFSGKTSSDGVEVDVTGSILPGLDILAGYSYNYMRYTETSPITKITTVVNGSSKVTEVSGNEEDVRLVGTTAHTANGTIFYTLQNGGAKGLKFGVSAFYTGRRNAGWNNTKINVRDGVDRLITVSPFTTVDISAGYTYKKWSILAKMSNVNNAFNYYIHENYSVNPIPPRSFMATLTYKF from the coding sequence ATGAAAAAGTCATTTCTCGGCTTAGTTTTAAGCTTAGGATTAGTTGGAGGGGTACAACTTGAGGGGGTTGCACAACATCATGGAATTCATGGGAAACTAAAAAGCAAATCCGGTGCTCCAATCGAAGCAGCTACAGTTACAGTTAAAGAATTGGGGACTTCTACTGCAACAGATCGCAATGGATCGTTTTCATTTTCAACTTTACCAGATGGAACTTATACCATAATTGTTAAAAGTTTAGGTAATGTTATAGACGAAGAGAAGATAAAAGTAGTGAACGGTTCTTCTCAGCCTATTAATTTGGTTGGAGAAAGCCGTGATTCGAAATTGGATGTGGTAGATGTCCGAGGATATAACTCGCATAATAATCAGACTGTCAATGTTGGAAAAGCTGGAATTATAGATAAAGACTTACCGCAAAGCGTTCAGATCATTAATGAGCAGGTGATCCGGGATCAACAGGTTAATCGATTGAGTGATGCCTTGAAAAATGCCAATGGTATTGCTATGGGCGCAAATAGAGGTGGTGTAAATGAAAATTTTTATGCACGTGGATACAGCCTTGGTGCGAATAATATTTTCAAAAATGGTGCACGTACCAATAACGGTGGATCTATTGAAGCGAGTACATTAGAGTCGGTAGAAATATTGAAAGGTAGTGCCGCATTATTATATGGTGGTGTAACTGGGGGTGCTGTCGTTAATTTAGTAACTAAGAAACCTAAATTTGAATATGGAGGTGAAGCTTCATTCCGTGTGGGAAGTTATGATTTTTACAAACCAACGGTTGATGTGTACGGGCCTATTTCAGATAAGGTAGCTTTCCGTGTAATCAGTACTTATGAAAAATCTGGAAGTTTTAGAGATCATGTCGACTCAAAAAGATTGTATGTCAATCCTTCTATTTTATATAAGATCAATGACCGTACGGATATCAACTTTATGTTTGATTACCTAAAAAGCGATTACACACCAGATTTTGGTATTGGATCGGTAGACGGTAAATTGAATCAGGATGTTGGTCGTAATACTTTTATGAATACCTTGTGGGCATATAATAAAACCAATACCACAAATGGGCAGATCAACTTAAATCATCAGTTTAATGATAACTGGAAGTTGAATGCAATTGCGAGTTATCAAAGTTATGGACGTGATTACTACGGATCGGATAGGGTTCAAGCAAATGCACAAGGTATCGCGCCACGTAATTTGACGCGTTCAAAATCGGATGAACTTACTTTCAATCAGCAGTTGAATTTAACCGGAACTGTTAAAACAGGTGCTATCAAGCATAAGATCTTAATCGGAGCTGATGCTGATCAGTCTAATACAAAAGCATATGCATACTTTATAGACGGTATTAATTATTATGATAAGCAAGGGGCATTAAAAGTCAATGTTTATGATTCTATTTATGTCTTTAATCCGAGTGAAACGGCGGCTCATTTACCTTCTGGCAAAGGTTTGCGCACAGATATGCCTGGTGCAGAGTATTTGACCAGAACAACGACTAATATTTATCGTTATGGTGTATTTTTTCAAGATTTAATTGAAGTTTCGGAAAAATTCAAAGTATTAGCGGGCTTACGTTATACTTACCAAAGAACACCATATGCAGATAAATACACCTATGCAACTGGTGAAACAGAGGAAGTAAAGAACCTAGATGCAAACAAAAATGAACTGGGTGCTAAAGTTGATCAGGCATGGTCGCCAAAATTTGGTTTGATTTATCAACCGATTAAGAGCTCTAGTGTTTATGTAACTTATGCGAATAACTTCACATCAAACGCAGGTTATGATGTTGATTATAAGCCAATGGGGCCTTCAACGATTGATCAGTACGAAGCAGGTGTTAAAAATGATTTCTTTAATGGTCGTTTAACCCTGAATGCATCGGTTTACAGAATCAATAACAATCGCTTTGCTCAGCAATTATTGGTGAAACCTGATGGCACTGATAATGGTGATACAAACATGAAAGAGTTTTCTGGAAAAACATCTTCAGATGGTGTTGAAGTAGATGTAACTGGTTCTATCTTACCAGGACTAGATATCTTGGCCGGATACTCGTACAACTACATGCGCTATACGGAGACAAGTCCGATCACAAAGATCACGACTGTTGTCAACGGTAGTTCTAAAGTTACGGAGGTTTCTGGTAATGAGGAAGATGTGCGTCTGGTGGGAACAACAGCACATACAGCCAATGGAACTATTTTCTATACTTTGCAAAATGGTGGTGCTAAAGGTCTGAAATTTGGGGTTTCTGCATTTTACACTGGAAGAAGAAATGCCGGTTGGAATAACACAAAAATCAATGTGAGAGATGGTGTTGACCGTTTAATTACTGTTAGCCCATTCACAACAGTAGATATTTCTGCTGGTTATACATATAAAAAATGGAGCATTTTAGCTAAAATGTCTAATGTTAATAATGCTTTCAATTATTATATCCATGAAAACTACAGTGTGAATCCAATTCCTCCAAGAAGTTTCATGGCAACATTGACGTATAAATTTTAA
- a CDS encoding serine hydrolase domain-containing protein — protein MKKYVPLLLIYLFLISPITWAQTNSLDKKITDIMAQYEAIGLSVAVIKNNELFFNKSYGLKNREQAQPLDQDDLFRIASISKSFSATAIMQLIEQKKCHLDDDFGDLIGFKVQNPKFPNKKITLRMVLSHTSSINDKNGYFDLDVINPSKSDQYASSYSPNEPGTTYDYCNLNFNMVGAVIERLSGQRFDQYIKEHILDPLQLYAGYCVDSLDQNKFVTLYEYDSAKHEFFPQPSAYNPRSLEIKNYTLGHSTPIFSPTGGMKISAVDLAKYMGMHMNYGTGLNGKQIIKKRNSKIMQTPITAEEGYGLALRSINTLIPNKVLIGHTGSAYGLYSAMFFDPKEKFGIVVITNGCRTPENVDFNPLLKDCIQLIYKEMIQQ, from the coding sequence ATGAAAAAGTACGTTCCTCTTCTTTTAATTTATTTGTTTCTGATAAGTCCAATAACGTGGGCACAAACGAACAGTTTAGACAAAAAAATTACTGATATCATGGCTCAATATGAAGCTATTGGACTGTCGGTAGCTGTTATTAAAAATAACGAGTTGTTTTTCAATAAATCTTACGGTTTGAAAAACAGAGAACAAGCACAACCTTTGGATCAGGATGACCTATTCAGAATTGCCTCTATATCAAAGTCCTTTTCAGCAACAGCTATTATGCAGTTAATAGAGCAAAAGAAATGTCATCTCGATGATGACTTTGGTGATCTAATAGGTTTTAAAGTTCAAAATCCAAAGTTTCCGAATAAGAAGATTACACTCAGAATGGTTCTCTCCCATACTTCCAGTATTAATGATAAAAATGGATATTTTGATCTTGATGTCATCAATCCATCAAAGTCAGATCAATATGCCTCTTCTTACAGCCCAAACGAACCTGGCACGACCTACGATTATTGCAACCTCAACTTTAATATGGTTGGCGCTGTGATTGAGCGCCTTTCAGGACAACGTTTTGACCAATATATTAAAGAACATATTTTAGATCCGCTGCAGTTATATGCAGGATATTGCGTGGACTCTCTAGATCAAAACAAATTTGTAACCTTATATGAATACGATTCTGCTAAGCATGAGTTTTTTCCACAGCCCAGCGCTTATAATCCAAGATCGCTGGAAATAAAAAATTATACACTAGGGCATTCCACTCCTATTTTCTCACCTACGGGCGGGATGAAGATCTCAGCAGTCGATCTCGCTAAATACATGGGGATGCATATGAACTATGGTACAGGATTAAATGGAAAACAGATCATTAAGAAACGGAATTCTAAAATTATGCAGACGCCCATTACTGCTGAAGAAGGATATGGGCTAGCTTTAAGATCCATCAACACATTGATCCCTAATAAAGTTTTAATTGGACATACAGGCTCCGCATATGGTCTCTACAGTGCTATGTTTTTCGATCCTAAAGAAAAATTCGGAATTGTTGTGATAACAAATGGTTGCCGTACACCTGAAAACGTAGACTTTAACCCATTATTAAAAGATTGCATACAGCTCATTTATAAAGAAATGATACAGCAATAA
- a CDS encoding MBL fold metallo-hydrolase: MQLYTIETQNFKLDGGAMFGVVPKSIWHKTNPADANNMCTWTNRLLLIEDGAKLILIDTGLGDKQSEKFFGHYYIHGDNSIDKSLAKYGFNREDITDVILTHLHFDHCGGAIVREGEKLRPSFTKANYWSNAEHWNWATNPNPREKASFLEENIKPIQESGQLKFVEKEKNPFGPDIQIRYAHGHTESMMLPQIKYKDKTILYMADLLPSVGHIPLPYVMGYDVRPLTTMEERKNYWEEIVDQEYILFLEHDAVNACCTLQHTEKGIRLKDSFQLSDI, from the coding sequence ATGCAACTTTATACAATTGAAACGCAGAACTTCAAATTAGATGGAGGTGCCATGTTCGGTGTGGTTCCAAAATCCATATGGCACAAAACAAATCCTGCCGATGCAAATAATATGTGCACCTGGACCAATCGCCTATTACTTATAGAAGATGGCGCAAAATTAATTCTTATCGATACTGGACTCGGAGACAAACAGTCTGAGAAATTTTTTGGGCATTATTATATACACGGAGACAACTCCATTGACAAGTCTTTAGCAAAATATGGATTTAATAGAGAAGACATCACCGATGTTATTTTAACACACTTGCATTTTGACCACTGTGGGGGTGCTATAGTCCGCGAAGGTGAAAAACTGAGGCCTTCTTTTACAAAGGCGAATTACTGGAGTAATGCCGAACATTGGAACTGGGCCACAAATCCAAATCCAAGAGAAAAAGCTTCTTTTTTAGAGGAAAATATAAAACCGATACAAGAAAGCGGACAACTCAAGTTTGTCGAAAAAGAAAAAAATCCGTTTGGACCAGATATCCAAATCAGATATGCCCATGGACATACAGAGTCAATGATGTTGCCCCAGATCAAATATAAAGACAAAACAATTCTTTATATGGCAGATTTACTTCCTTCTGTGGGACATATACCCCTTCCGTATGTGATGGGTTACGATGTAAGACCATTGACAACCATGGAAGAAAGGAAAAATTATTGGGAAGAGATTGTCGATCAAGAATATATACTTTTCTTAGAGCATGACGCCGTGAATGCTTGCTGTACCTTACAACATACAGAAAAAGGAATACGGCTCAAAGACAGTTTTCAACTTTCTGATATTTAA